A part of Micromonospora chersina genomic DNA contains:
- a CDS encoding cellulose binding domain-containing protein, whose translation MSGTRRVRPSPGAAIASSPWIIVSIGVIVMVVLLVVALGSVRGRRTFAEAPPPAPTMSLPELPATTPAASTTPGQVARPPTSAAGPVVPGLSPRSTVLSARPTPSPSAGTGTARPGGPPAPAPPAPPVTGRYGVVSSFDGGFIGEVRLVNTAGTARGWTVRLTFPRGRFVTAWVSGAEQGSGDFTDGVFTYRSGVALAPGASVALQFHFEQTGTTQPTSCAVDGAACSGL comes from the coding sequence ATGTCCGGCACACGACGCGTACGCCCGTCACCCGGCGCCGCCATCGCCTCCTCGCCCTGGATCATCGTCTCCATCGGCGTGATCGTCATGGTGGTCCTGCTGGTCGTGGCGCTCGGTTCGGTGCGCGGGCGGCGGACGTTCGCCGAGGCCCCGCCGCCGGCCCCGACGATGTCGCTGCCCGAGTTGCCGGCCACCACCCCCGCCGCCTCCACCACCCCCGGCCAGGTCGCCCGGCCGCCCACGTCCGCCGCCGGGCCGGTGGTCCCCGGGCTCTCCCCCCGGTCGACCGTGCTGTCCGCCCGGCCCACGCCGAGCCCGTCGGCCGGCACCGGCACGGCCCGCCCCGGCGGCCCGCCCGCGCCCGCGCCGCCCGCCCCGCCGGTGACCGGCCGGTACGGGGTGGTGAGCAGCTTCGACGGCGGCTTCATAGGTGAGGTGCGGCTGGTCAACACCGCCGGCACGGCGCGCGGCTGGACGGTGCGGCTGACCTTCCCGCGCGGCCGTTTCGTGACCGCCTGGGTGAGCGGCGCCGAGCAGGGCAGCGGCGACTTCACCGACGGCGTCTTCACCTACCGCAGCGGAGTGGCCCTGGCGCCCGGGGCGTCGGTGGCGCTCCAGTTCCACTTCGAGCAGACGGGTACGACCCAGCCCACGAGCTGCGCGGTCGACGGCGCCGCCTGCTCCGGGCTCTGA
- a CDS encoding APC family permease yields the protein MQIASAPTGLIRKSLGTGALLVFSATASSPMAVLAGAIVATYASTGVTGTPLGFLVIAAALFFFSVGYLAMARYVSSAGVFYAALAAGFGRFWGVVAAPVVLLGYNAIQICLYGLLGAVVAGSLGGAWWAWALLAWAGVALVGVLKARISVGLLGAVLAVEVTVILLFVLTSFTHPAGGAVSFAPLDPGNLLVPGIGGVVAFCAASFVGYESAAVYSEESRSPQAVSRAAYSALILLGVLYALAAWAMAVAVGPDQVVDRSRDPNAGLPFSILEANASPVLGSVATILVVTSVFAAMISFHNSIARYAFSLGRERVLPAVFERVGRGGAPVAGSVLQSAIALPVILVFALTGADPVAIMFSWLSGVAAIAVLLMMAVTSIAAIAFFRRGGGGDESTWQRAVAPAIGAALVGAALLTTLVNLSAVLGAPPESTTKWLVPGAVAAAAAVGLVWAAVIRATRPEVLENVGQGQPRPLAVIEQDLVGRSL from the coding sequence ATGCAGATTGCCAGCGCGCCAACCGGGCTCATCCGCAAGTCCCTCGGCACCGGCGCCCTGTTGGTGTTCAGCGCCACCGCCTCCTCCCCGATGGCCGTGCTCGCCGGCGCGATCGTCGCCACGTACGCCTCGACCGGCGTCACCGGCACCCCGCTCGGCTTCCTCGTGATCGCCGCCGCCCTGTTCTTCTTCTCCGTCGGCTACCTGGCCATGGCCCGCTACGTCTCCAGCGCCGGCGTCTTCTACGCGGCACTGGCGGCCGGCTTCGGGCGGTTCTGGGGCGTGGTGGCCGCGCCGGTCGTGCTGCTCGGCTACAACGCCATCCAGATCTGCCTGTACGGGCTGCTCGGCGCCGTCGTCGCCGGCAGCCTCGGCGGGGCCTGGTGGGCCTGGGCGCTGCTCGCCTGGGCCGGGGTCGCCCTGGTCGGCGTGCTGAAGGCGCGGATCAGCGTCGGCCTGCTCGGCGCGGTGCTGGCCGTCGAGGTCACGGTCATCCTGCTCTTCGTGCTCACCTCGTTCACCCACCCGGCCGGCGGTGCGGTGAGCTTCGCGCCCCTGGACCCCGGCAACCTGCTGGTCCCCGGCATCGGCGGCGTGGTCGCCTTCTGCGCGGCCTCGTTCGTGGGCTACGAGTCGGCCGCCGTCTACTCCGAGGAGTCCCGGTCGCCGCAGGCCGTGTCCCGGGCGGCCTACTCCGCGCTGATCCTGCTGGGCGTCCTCTACGCGCTCGCCGCCTGGGCCATGGCCGTGGCCGTGGGCCCGGACCAGGTCGTCGACAGGTCCCGCGACCCGAACGCCGGGCTGCCGTTCTCGATCCTGGAGGCGAACGCCAGTCCCGTGCTCGGCAGCGTCGCCACCATCCTGGTGGTGACAAGCGTCTTCGCCGCGATGATCAGCTTCCACAACTCGATCGCCCGGTACGCCTTCAGCCTCGGCCGGGAGCGGGTGCTGCCGGCGGTGTTCGAGCGGGTCGGCCGGGGTGGCGCGCCCGTGGCCGGCTCGGTGCTCCAGTCCGCGATCGCCCTGCCGGTCATCCTGGTCTTCGCGCTCACCGGCGCCGACCCGGTCGCCATCATGTTCAGCTGGCTCTCCGGCGTCGCCGCCATCGCGGTGCTGCTCATGATGGCGGTCACCTCGATCGCCGCGATCGCCTTCTTCCGCCGGGGCGGCGGTGGCGACGAGAGCACGTGGCAGCGCGCGGTCGCGCCGGCCATCGGTGCGGCGCTGGTCGGCGCGGCCCTGCTCACCACGCTTGTCAACCTCTCCGCCGTGCTCGGCGCGCCACCGGAGTCCACCACGAAGTGGCTGGTCCCCGGCGCGGTGGCGGCCGCCGCGGCGGTGGGGCTGGTCTGGGCGGCGGTCATCCGGGCCACCCGCCCCGAGGTGCTGGAGAACGTCGGGCAGGGCCAGCCGCGCCCGCTCGCGGTCATCGAGCAGGACCTGGTCGGCCGCTCCCTGTAG
- a CDS encoding aminopeptidase P family protein: MAEERTQQGKPADGTESHDPDFPEAFLSFMRQGWRDTELPVGPRPEVPNHAKRRAALAEAFPGETLVIPTGTEKVRANDTDHRFRPGSDFAYLTGDLEPDSVLVLRPGGEATLFMRPRSSRATDEFFRSRHGELWVGRRPTLKEKSTELGLPTADLTELDAALADLAPGRTRVLRGFDARVDAAVRPYDGARDEGQPGRDRELAIAISELKLVKDEWEIAQLQEACDATVRGFEDVARALPADRAVSERLLEGIFALRARHDGNDVGYGSIVGAGEHATILHWVHNHGATRPGELLLMDMGVENRNLYTADVTRVLPVDGRFTPLQRQVYDAVYAAQQAGIDVIKPGVAFRDVHLTAMRVLAEALKDLGLLPVSVDEAMDPASTVYRRWTLHGTSHMLGIDVHDCANARKETYRDGPLGEGYVLTVEPGLYFQPEDELVPEELRGIGVRIEDDILVTADGSVNLSAGLPRRSDEVETWLAEQREAGPRLPG; this comes from the coding sequence ATGGCCGAGGAGCGGACGCAGCAGGGAAAGCCGGCGGACGGCACGGAATCACACGACCCGGACTTCCCGGAGGCGTTCCTGTCCTTCATGCGGCAGGGCTGGCGGGACACGGAGCTGCCGGTCGGTCCCCGACCGGAGGTGCCCAACCACGCCAAGCGGCGGGCCGCGCTGGCCGAGGCGTTCCCGGGAGAGACGCTTGTCATCCCGACCGGCACCGAGAAGGTCCGCGCCAACGACACCGACCACCGGTTCCGGCCGGGCAGCGACTTCGCGTACCTGACGGGCGACCTGGAGCCGGACAGCGTGCTCGTGCTCCGGCCGGGCGGCGAGGCCACGCTGTTCATGCGGCCCCGCTCGTCCCGGGCGACCGACGAGTTCTTCCGCAGCCGCCACGGCGAGCTGTGGGTGGGCCGGCGGCCGACGCTGAAGGAGAAGTCGACCGAGCTGGGCCTGCCCACCGCCGACCTGACCGAACTGGACGCGGCGCTGGCCGACCTGGCGCCGGGGCGCACCCGGGTGCTGCGCGGTTTCGACGCCCGGGTGGACGCCGCGGTGCGGCCGTACGACGGTGCGCGGGACGAGGGCCAGCCGGGCCGGGACCGGGAGCTGGCCATCGCCATCTCGGAACTGAAGCTGGTCAAGGACGAGTGGGAGATCGCCCAGCTCCAGGAGGCGTGCGACGCCACCGTCCGCGGCTTCGAGGACGTGGCCCGGGCGCTCCCGGCCGACCGGGCGGTCTCCGAGCGGCTGCTGGAGGGGATCTTCGCGCTGCGCGCCCGGCACGACGGCAACGACGTCGGCTACGGCTCGATCGTGGGCGCCGGCGAGCACGCCACGATCCTGCACTGGGTGCACAACCACGGGGCCACCCGCCCGGGCGAGCTGCTGCTCATGGACATGGGCGTGGAGAACCGCAACCTGTACACGGCCGATGTCACCCGGGTGCTCCCGGTCGACGGCCGGTTCACCCCGCTCCAGCGCCAGGTCTACGACGCCGTCTACGCCGCCCAGCAGGCCGGCATCGACGTGATCAAGCCGGGCGTGGCGTTCCGCGACGTGCACCTGACCGCCATGCGGGTGCTCGCCGAGGCGCTGAAGGACCTGGGCCTGCTGCCGGTGAGCGTCGACGAGGCCATGGACCCGGCGTCGACGGTCTACCGGCGCTGGACGCTGCACGGCACCAGCCACATGCTCGGCATCGACGTGCACGACTGCGCCAACGCCCGCAAGGAGACCTACCGGGACGGGCCGCTCGGCGAGGGCTACGTGCTCACCGTCGAGCCGGGGCTCTACTTCCAGCCGGAGGACGAGCTGGTCCCCGAGGAGCTGCGCGGCATCGGCGTGCGGATCGAGGACGACATCCTGGTCACCGCCGACGGTTCGGTGAACCTCTCGGCCGGGCTGCCGCGCCGCTCGGACGAGGTGGAGACCTGGCTGGCCGAGCAGCGCGAGGCCGGCCCCCGCCTGCCCGGCTGA
- a CDS encoding cellulose binding domain-containing protein produces the protein MSGEPAEPAEAPAAPRVLASVPWIVVLLGVGLIAGLLVIALLSLRGEERQPVPAPAPPMYLPTLGVDVPTTAPPTGGATGTPTGSATPSPSATASPSADASRSATPRPSTSTRAVARGAVTARYEATASDRDGFEARLTVVNGSGGGQSWEVHLLFTGNVKSIEASSTSGVSVSTQGSGVFVLRGTGPLPAGQTATVRMRFDRTGAGDEPGQCTVNGADCVIG, from the coding sequence ATGAGCGGCGAGCCAGCCGAGCCGGCCGAGGCGCCGGCGGCGCCTCGGGTGCTCGCATCGGTGCCGTGGATCGTGGTGCTGCTCGGCGTCGGCCTGATCGCCGGCCTGCTGGTGATCGCCCTGCTGTCCCTGCGCGGGGAAGAACGCCAGCCGGTGCCGGCGCCCGCCCCGCCGATGTACCTGCCGACCCTCGGCGTGGACGTCCCCACCACCGCGCCCCCGACGGGCGGCGCCACCGGCACGCCCACCGGGTCGGCGACACCGTCGCCCAGCGCGACCGCCTCGCCCTCGGCCGACGCGTCCCGGTCGGCGACGCCGAGGCCCAGCACCTCGACGCGGGCGGTCGCCCGGGGTGCGGTGACCGCGCGGTACGAGGCCACCGCGAGTGACCGCGACGGGTTCGAGGCCCGGCTGACCGTGGTCAACGGCTCGGGCGGCGGTCAGAGCTGGGAGGTGCACCTGCTCTTCACCGGCAACGTGAAGTCCATCGAGGCGTCGTCCACCTCCGGGGTGTCGGTCAGCACCCAGGGCAGCGGGGTGTTCGTGCTGCGCGGCACCGGGCCGCTGCCGGCCGGGCAGACGGCCACGGTGCGGATGCGGTTCGACCGCACGGGCGCCGGTGACGAGCCGGGCCAGTGCACTGTCAACGGCGCGGACTGTGTGATCGGCTGA
- the pulA gene encoding pullulanase-type alpha-1,6-glucosidase — protein MKPPPISRKALAALATSLVLTLVGVPVALHQVGADGSDRPATPDVLAAAGAPQWSREPSAETLLKAGSNSAKAEQFYFVLPDRFANGDKRNDTGGLAGDRLSTGLDPADKGFYHGGDLKGVIDKMDYIEGLGTTAIWLAPIFKNRPVQGTGADVSAGYHGYWITDFTQVDPHFGTNAELKKLVGLAHQRGIKVYLDIIVNHTADVIRYAEDRYGYVDKKTSPYTDAQGRAFEDRNYADGTRAFPQVNKESFPYTPTFATAADAKVKVPAWLNDPTMYHNRGDSTFAGENSEYGDFFGLDDLWTERPEVVRGMTDIYAQWIGKAGVDGFRLDTVKHANLDFWPQFTRGIDAAAAKAGKPDFFMFGEVYSADQEIESTYVRQGGLPATLDFSFQEAARSYTAADGSAKALADLYAKDDLYAARDTDANRLTTFLGNHDMGRIGSFIAAAGGDDASQLRRDQLAHQLMFLTRGQPVVYSGDEQGFTGPGGDKDARQDMFASRTADYLDDDLIGTTRTHASDQYDTTHPLYRTIAELGELRQAHPALRDGIQVTRYAADGPGVFAFSRVLPKDRTEYVVAVNNAATAQTVTVDTWSAGATFTGVYGGAATASAGADGKLGVTVPAMSAVVLKADQAIPQAGAAPTITLTEPGDAPVATKAAVTAQVTGDPLATVTFAARVPGGKWTLLGSAHRAPYTVHHDLTGLAGGTTVEYKAVVRDGKGRVAAARTTGVVGTPAQSASRDWAVVHYQRPAGGYDDWGLYTWGDIDPAYQTEWPKGQPFAGEDSYGRFAWVKLKPGAKSVGFLVVDKDGNKDAANDRTIDVTQTGEVWVKQGDGTLYPTRQAATGEPDPPVDQSTAVIHWRKADGNYDGWGLHLWDGAANPTDWGNPLKPEKIDAYGAVFRVPLVAGATGLNYIVHKGDEKDQPDDQRLDFATAGHEIWLLAGVKGRLLPPTSSGVAKDLDITKQNAQWIDRSTVAWQTGPTDGKRYALVAAPAGGIGIADGELTGTYTTLPLRAGRNGLTEAQRQAYPQLWAYRAFTLDRADLAKVPAALRGQLVVTERDAEGHLLGATGVQIPGVLDDVYRAATAAKLGPTFAGKVPTLAVWAPTARKVSLQLFDSPSAEPTTVSMSRNDTTGVWSVRGTKGWTGKYYRYQVEAWQPAAQKVVTAAVTDPYSLALAPDSTHSQIVDLADPALAPAGWANLRKPKAVPSAKAQIQEVSVRDFSIADTTVPADRRGTYLAFTDPNTAGMTHLKALGDAGVNYLHLLPAFDFATIPEKRADQAQPACDLAALPPDSDEQQKCVAAVAGKDGYNWGYDPLHYTVPEGGYAVDPAGAKRTTEFRQMVAGINQAGLRVVMDVVYNHTSAAGTDPKSVLDQVVPGYYQRLLPDGTVANSTCCANTAPEHAMMGKLVVDSLVTWAKAYKVDGFRFDLMGHHPKANILAVRAALDELTVARDGVDGKKILLYGEGWNFGEVANDARFVQATQANMAGTGIGTFNDRLRDAVRGGGPFDGNPRIQGFASGLYTDPNGDDVNGSAAEQKARLLHQQDLIKVGLTGNLRGYRFTDSSGRPVTGAQVDYNGSPAGYTAAPGEAVTYVDAHDNEILYDALAYKLPQGTSAQDRARMQVLALSTVVMGQGTGFVTAGSERLRSKSLDRNSFNSGDWFNQIRWDCAQGNGFGAGLPPEQDNKDKWPYAKPLLADPKLVPDCAAIDLADARYAELLTIRRSSPVFGLTTADQVQKRVAFPLSGDRETPGVITMTLDARGLDGKWKSVTVVFNGTPETAKQTVTGLRGANVALHPVLRNSADPVLRTASFDRAGGTFTVPARSVAVFVQS, from the coding sequence ATGAAACCCCCGCCGATATCCCGCAAGGCCCTGGCCGCCCTGGCCACCTCCCTCGTGCTCACCCTCGTCGGCGTGCCGGTGGCCCTCCACCAGGTGGGCGCCGACGGCAGCGACCGCCCCGCCACCCCCGACGTGCTGGCCGCCGCGGGCGCGCCGCAGTGGAGCCGGGAGCCGTCCGCCGAGACGCTGCTCAAGGCCGGCAGCAACAGCGCGAAGGCCGAGCAGTTCTACTTCGTCCTGCCGGACCGCTTCGCCAACGGCGACAAGCGCAACGACACCGGCGGGCTGGCCGGCGACCGGCTCAGCACCGGCCTCGACCCCGCGGACAAGGGCTTCTACCACGGCGGTGACCTCAAGGGGGTCATCGACAAGATGGACTACATCGAGGGCCTGGGCACCACGGCCATCTGGCTCGCCCCGATCTTCAAGAACCGGCCCGTGCAGGGCACCGGCGCGGACGTCTCCGCCGGCTACCACGGCTACTGGATCACCGACTTCACCCAGGTCGACCCGCACTTCGGCACCAACGCCGAGCTGAAGAAGCTGGTCGGCCTCGCACACCAGCGGGGCATCAAGGTTTACCTGGACATCATCGTCAACCACACCGCGGACGTCATCCGCTACGCCGAGGACAGGTACGGCTACGTCGACAAGAAGACGTCGCCGTACACCGACGCGCAGGGGCGGGCCTTCGAGGACCGCAACTACGCCGACGGCACCCGGGCGTTCCCCCAGGTGAACAAGGAGTCGTTCCCGTACACCCCGACCTTCGCCACCGCGGCCGACGCGAAGGTCAAGGTGCCCGCGTGGCTGAACGACCCGACCATGTACCACAACCGGGGCGACTCCACCTTCGCCGGTGAGAACAGCGAGTACGGCGACTTCTTCGGCCTCGACGACCTGTGGACCGAGCGTCCCGAGGTGGTCCGCGGCATGACCGACATCTACGCGCAGTGGATCGGCAAGGCCGGCGTCGACGGCTTCCGCCTCGACACGGTCAAGCACGCCAACCTGGACTTCTGGCCGCAGTTCACCCGCGGCATCGACGCCGCCGCGGCCAAGGCCGGCAAGCCGGACTTCTTCATGTTCGGCGAGGTCTACAGCGCCGACCAGGAGATCGAGTCGACCTACGTGCGGCAGGGCGGCCTGCCGGCCACCCTCGACTTCTCCTTCCAGGAGGCCGCGCGGAGCTACACCGCCGCCGACGGCTCGGCCAAGGCGCTCGCGGACCTGTACGCCAAGGACGACCTCTACGCCGCGCGGGACACCGACGCCAACCGGCTGACCACCTTCCTCGGCAACCACGACATGGGCCGGATCGGCTCCTTCATCGCGGCCGCCGGCGGGGACGACGCCAGCCAGCTCCGCCGCGACCAGCTCGCCCACCAGCTCATGTTCCTCACCCGTGGCCAGCCGGTCGTCTACTCCGGTGACGAGCAGGGTTTCACCGGGCCCGGCGGGGACAAGGACGCCCGGCAGGACATGTTCGCCAGCAGGACGGCGGACTACCTCGACGACGACCTCATCGGCACCACCCGCACCCACGCCAGCGACCAGTACGACACCACCCACCCGCTCTACCGGACCATCGCCGAGCTGGGCGAGCTGCGGCAGGCCCACCCCGCGCTGCGGGACGGCATCCAGGTCACCCGGTACGCGGCCGACGGTCCCGGGGTGTTCGCCTTCTCCCGCGTCCTGCCGAAGGACCGCACCGAGTACGTCGTCGCGGTGAACAACGCCGCGACCGCGCAGACTGTCACCGTGGACACGTGGTCGGCGGGCGCCACCTTCACCGGTGTGTACGGCGGCGCGGCCACCGCGAGCGCCGGCGCCGACGGCAAGCTGGGCGTGACCGTGCCGGCCATGTCGGCCGTCGTGCTCAAGGCCGACCAGGCGATCCCGCAGGCCGGCGCGGCACCGACGATCACTCTCACCGAGCCGGGCGACGCCCCGGTCGCCACCAAGGCCGCCGTCACCGCCCAGGTCACCGGCGACCCCCTCGCGACCGTCACCTTCGCCGCCCGGGTCCCCGGCGGCAAGTGGACGCTGCTGGGCAGCGCACACCGGGCGCCGTACACCGTCCACCACGACCTGACCGGCCTGGCCGGCGGGACGACTGTCGAGTACAAGGCGGTGGTCCGCGACGGCAAGGGCCGCGTGGCCGCCGCCCGCACCACAGGCGTGGTCGGCACCCCGGCGCAGAGCGCGTCGCGGGACTGGGCGGTCGTGCACTACCAGCGACCCGCCGGCGGGTACGACGACTGGGGCCTCTACACCTGGGGCGACATCGACCCGGCCTACCAGACGGAGTGGCCCAAGGGGCAGCCGTTCGCGGGTGAGGACTCCTACGGCCGGTTCGCCTGGGTCAAGCTGAAGCCGGGCGCCAAGTCGGTCGGGTTCCTCGTGGTCGACAAGGACGGGAACAAGGACGCCGCGAACGACCGCACCATCGATGTGACGCAGACCGGCGAGGTCTGGGTCAAGCAGGGCGACGGCACCCTCTACCCGACCCGGCAGGCCGCCACCGGCGAGCCCGACCCGCCGGTCGACCAGAGCACCGCGGTCATCCACTGGCGCAAGGCGGACGGGAACTACGACGGCTGGGGCCTGCACCTCTGGGACGGCGCCGCCAACCCGACCGACTGGGGCAACCCGCTGAAGCCGGAGAAGATCGACGCGTACGGCGCGGTGTTCCGGGTGCCCCTGGTCGCCGGCGCCACCGGGCTGAACTACATCGTGCACAAGGGCGACGAGAAGGACCAGCCCGACGACCAGCGGCTGGACTTCGCCACCGCCGGGCACGAGATCTGGCTGCTGGCCGGGGTCAAGGGCCGCCTGCTGCCGCCGACCTCGTCCGGCGTCGCGAAGGACCTCGACATCACCAAGCAGAACGCGCAGTGGATCGACCGGTCCACCGTGGCCTGGCAGACCGGGCCGACCGACGGCAAGAGGTACGCCCTCGTGGCCGCCCCCGCCGGCGGGATCGGCATCGCCGACGGAGAGCTGACCGGGACGTACACCACGCTCCCGCTGCGGGCGGGGCGCAACGGGCTGACCGAGGCCCAGCGCCAGGCGTACCCCCAGCTCTGGGCCTACCGGGCGTTCACGCTGGACCGCGCCGACCTGGCCAAGGTGCCCGCGGCGCTGCGCGGCCAGCTCGTGGTGACCGAGCGGGACGCCGAGGGCCACCTGCTCGGCGCCACCGGGGTGCAGATCCCCGGCGTCCTCGACGACGTCTACCGGGCCGCGACCGCGGCGAAGCTCGGCCCGACGTTCGCCGGCAAGGTGCCCACCCTGGCCGTCTGGGCGCCCACCGCCCGGAAGGTCTCGCTCCAGCTCTTCGACTCGCCGTCGGCCGAGCCGACGACCGTGTCGATGAGCCGCAACGACACCACCGGCGTCTGGTCGGTGCGCGGCACGAAGGGCTGGACCGGCAAGTACTACCGCTACCAGGTCGAGGCGTGGCAGCCGGCCGCGCAGAAGGTGGTCACCGCCGCGGTGACCGACCCGTACTCGCTGGCGCTCGCGCCGGACTCGACGCACAGCCAGATCGTCGACCTGGCCGACCCGGCGCTGGCCCCGGCCGGCTGGGCGAACCTGCGCAAGCCGAAGGCCGTGCCGTCGGCGAAGGCGCAGATCCAGGAGGTGTCGGTGCGCGACTTCTCCATCGCCGACACCACCGTGCCGGCCGACCGGCGGGGCACCTACCTCGCCTTCACCGACCCGAACACGGCCGGGATGACGCACCTGAAGGCGCTCGGCGACGCCGGGGTCAACTACCTGCACCTGCTGCCCGCGTTCGACTTCGCCACCATCCCCGAGAAGCGGGCCGACCAGGCGCAGCCGGCCTGCGACCTGGCCGCGCTGCCCCCGGACTCCGACGAGCAGCAGAAGTGCGTCGCCGCGGTGGCCGGCAAGGACGGCTACAACTGGGGGTACGACCCGCTGCACTACACGGTGCCGGAGGGCGGCTACGCCGTCGACCCGGCCGGGGCGAAGCGCACCACCGAGTTCCGGCAGATGGTCGCCGGGATCAACCAGGCCGGCCTGCGCGTGGTGATGGACGTCGTCTACAACCACACCTCAGCAGCCGGCACCGACCCGAAGTCGGTTCTCGACCAGGTGGTGCCCGGCTACTACCAGCGGCTGCTGCCCGACGGCACCGTGGCCAACTCGACCTGCTGCGCCAACACCGCCCCGGAGCACGCCATGATGGGCAAGCTCGTGGTGGACTCGCTGGTCACCTGGGCGAAGGCGTACAAGGTGGACGGGTTCCGCTTCGACCTCATGGGTCACCACCCGAAGGCGAACATCCTGGCCGTCCGCGCCGCGCTGGACGAGCTGACCGTGGCCCGCGACGGCGTGGACGGGAAGAAGATCCTGCTCTACGGCGAGGGCTGGAACTTCGGCGAGGTCGCCAACGACGCCCGGTTCGTGCAGGCCACCCAGGCCAACATGGCCGGCACCGGCATCGGCACCTTTAACGACCGGCTCCGCGACGCGGTCCGGGGTGGCGGGCCCTTCGACGGCAACCCGCGCATCCAGGGCTTCGCGTCGGGCCTCTACACCGACCCGAACGGCGACGACGTCAACGGCTCGGCCGCCGAGCAGAAGGCCCGGCTGCTGCACCAGCAGGACCTCATCAAGGTGGGGCTCACCGGCAACCTGCGCGGCTACCGGTTCACCGACTCGTCCGGCCGGCCGGTCACCGGCGCGCAGGTGGACTACAACGGCTCGCCGGCCGGCTACACCGCGGCGCCCGGCGAGGCGGTCACCTACGTGGACGCGCACGACAACGAGATCCTGTACGACGCGCTGGCGTACAAGCTGCCGCAGGGCACCTCGGCGCAGGACCGGGCGCGGATGCAGGTGCTCGCGCTCAGCACCGTGGTGATGGGGCAGGGGACCGGGTTCGTGACGGCCGGCTCGGAGCGCCTGCGCTCGAAGTCGCTGGACCGCAACTCGTTCAACTCCGGTGACTGGTTCAACCAGATCCGCTGGGACTGCGCCCAGGGCAACGGCTTCGGCGCCGGCCTCCCCCCGGAGCAGGACAACAAGGACAAGTGGCCGTACGCCAAGCCGCTGCTGGCCGACCCGAAGCTGGTGCCGGACTGCGCGGCGATCGACCTGGCCGACGCCCGGTACGCGGAGCTGCTCACCATCCGGCGCTCCTCGCCGGTCTTCGGGCTGACCACCGCCGACCAGGTGCAGAAGCGGGTTGCCTTCCCGCTCTCCGGCGACCGGGAAACCCCGGGCGTGATCACCATGACCCTGGACGCCCGCGGGCTCGACGGGAAGTGGAAGTCGGTGACCGTGGTCTTCAACGGCACCCCGGAGACCGCGAAGCAGACCGTCACCGGCCTGCGCGGGGCGAACGTGGCGCTGCACCCGGTGCTGCGGAACTCCGCCGACCCGGTGCTCCGGACGGCGTCCTTCGACCGGGCCGGCGGCACGTTCACCGTGCCGGCCCGCAGCGTGGCGGTCTTCGTCCAGAGCTGA